Proteins found in one Bacillus subtilis subsp. subtilis str. 168 genomic segment:
- the catE gene encoding catechol-2,3-dioxygenase subunit (Evidence 1a: Function from experimental evidences in the studied strain; PubMedId: 17407181, 16872404; Product type e: enzyme) → MTSIHEDTHIGYAKLTIRSLERSLQFYCNVIGFQVLKKTDRQAELTADGKRVLLILEENPSAVVLPERSVTGLYHFAILLPDRKELGIALARLIEHGIAIGHGDHAVSEALYLSDPDGNGIEMYADRPRSTWQRDREGNYVMTTTAVDIEGLLEEAGDERKTSLPNDTIIGHIHLHVSDLKEAKAFYTDVLGFDIVGNYAGMSALFVSAGGYHHHIGLNIWAGRNAPPKPTNASGLDYYTVVLPHQEELDLVANRVKHAGYSIEETENSFRVKDPVSGAYITFVI, encoded by the coding sequence ATGACCAGCATTCATGAGGATACACACATTGGCTATGCCAAACTCACAATTCGCAGTCTGGAGCGTTCGCTTCAGTTCTACTGTAACGTCATCGGTTTTCAAGTCTTAAAAAAGACGGACCGCCAAGCGGAATTAACGGCTGACGGGAAACGCGTACTGCTTATTCTTGAAGAAAATCCGAGCGCTGTCGTCTTGCCTGAACGGTCTGTGACAGGCCTTTATCACTTTGCGATTCTTCTTCCGGACAGGAAAGAACTTGGGATCGCGCTCGCCCGCCTGATTGAACACGGCATTGCTATCGGACATGGAGACCATGCTGTCAGCGAAGCGCTCTACCTGTCTGATCCTGACGGAAACGGCATTGAAATGTACGCTGACCGCCCCCGCAGCACGTGGCAGCGTGATCGGGAAGGAAACTACGTCATGACGACAACCGCTGTTGACATTGAGGGCCTTCTGGAAGAGGCAGGAGATGAGCGGAAAACATCGCTTCCGAACGATACAATCATCGGACACATTCATCTGCATGTCAGTGATTTGAAAGAAGCAAAGGCGTTTTATACAGATGTACTGGGCTTTGACATTGTCGGAAACTATGCGGGCATGTCCGCCCTCTTCGTTTCAGCCGGGGGGTACCACCATCATATCGGCTTAAACATTTGGGCGGGAAGAAATGCGCCGCCTAAACCGACAAATGCCAGCGGACTAGATTATTATACTGTTGTCCTGCCCCACCAAGAGGAGCTGGATTTGGTGGCAAACCGAGTCAAACATGCCGGGTATTCGATTGAAGAGACGGAAAACAGCTTTCGTGTGAAAGACCCTGTTTCCGGCGCCTATATTACATTTGTGATTTAA
- the yfiG gene encoding putative sugar/proton transporter (Evidence 3: Putative function from multiple computational evidences; PubMedId: 15849754, 16850406; Product type t: transporter) — protein sequence MSTKKKEAVIGKESLAHKGLLRTITLVSTFGGLLFGYDTGVINGALPFMATAGQLNLTPVTEGLVASSLLLGAAFGAMFGGRLSDRHGRRKTILYLALLFIAATLGCTFSPNASVMIAFRFLLGLAVGCASVTVPTFLAEISPAERRGRIVTQNELMIVIGQLLAYTFNAIIGSTMGESANVWRYMLVIATLPAVVLWFGMLIVPESPRWLAAKGRMGDALRVLRQIREDSQAQQEIKEIKHAIEGTAKKAGFHDFQEPWIRRILFIGIGIAIVQQITGVNSIMYYGTEILREAGFQTEAALIGNIANGVISVIAVIFGIWLLGKVRRRPMLIIGQIGTMTALLLIGILSIVLEGTPALPYVVLSLTILFLAFQQTAISTVTWLMLSEIFPMHVRGLGMGISTFCLWTANFLIGFTFPILLNHIGMSATFFIFVAMNILAILFVKKYVPETKGRSLEQLEHSFRQYGRRADQEIQNQTTHLS from the coding sequence GTGAGTACAAAAAAGAAAGAGGCTGTAATAGGAAAAGAAAGCTTAGCTCATAAAGGGCTTTTACGAACGATTACATTGGTATCTACATTCGGCGGCCTGTTGTTCGGTTATGATACGGGTGTCATTAATGGGGCACTTCCTTTTATGGCAACTGCAGGTCAGCTGAATCTTACACCTGTTACAGAAGGACTGGTTGCGAGTTCCCTGCTTCTCGGGGCAGCCTTCGGGGCGATGTTTGGAGGACGTCTGTCCGATCGGCACGGCCGCCGAAAAACGATCCTTTATTTAGCCTTACTCTTCATCGCAGCCACACTTGGCTGTACCTTTTCACCAAACGCGTCCGTGATGATTGCCTTTCGTTTTCTGCTTGGACTGGCGGTTGGCTGCGCTTCTGTAACGGTTCCAACCTTTTTAGCGGAAATTTCGCCGGCAGAACGCAGGGGACGAATCGTGACACAAAATGAACTGATGATCGTAATTGGCCAGCTTCTGGCATACACCTTTAACGCCATTATTGGCAGCACAATGGGGGAGAGCGCAAATGTATGGCGGTATATGCTGGTCATCGCGACACTTCCGGCTGTTGTGTTATGGTTCGGAATGCTCATCGTGCCTGAAAGCCCGCGCTGGCTGGCAGCTAAAGGCAGAATGGGTGACGCCCTGCGGGTGCTTCGGCAAATCCGTGAAGACAGTCAGGCACAGCAGGAAATAAAAGAAATCAAACATGCGATTGAGGGCACAGCAAAAAAGGCCGGCTTTCATGATTTTCAAGAGCCGTGGATAAGGCGCATTCTATTCATTGGGATTGGAATCGCCATCGTACAGCAAATTACCGGTGTCAATTCGATTATGTACTATGGGACAGAAATTCTGAGAGAAGCCGGTTTTCAAACAGAAGCTGCATTAATCGGCAATATTGCAAACGGTGTTATTTCAGTTATTGCGGTCATTTTTGGGATATGGCTTCTCGGCAAAGTCCGTCGCCGGCCCATGCTGATCATCGGACAGATTGGCACGATGACAGCCCTTCTGCTGATCGGGATTTTATCCATTGTCCTTGAAGGAACACCCGCCCTGCCGTATGTTGTGCTGAGTTTGACCATTTTGTTTCTTGCGTTTCAGCAGACTGCCATTTCTACGGTGACGTGGCTGATGCTCTCGGAAATCTTTCCTATGCATGTGCGGGGGCTTGGCATGGGGATCAGCACCTTCTGCTTGTGGACAGCTAACTTTCTCATTGGATTCACCTTTCCCATTTTGCTCAATCATATTGGGATGTCGGCGACATTTTTTATCTTTGTCGCTATGAATATCCTAGCGATTCTATTTGTGAAAAAATATGTGCCTGAGACAAAAGGGCGGTCACTTGAACAGCTTGAGCATTCCTTTCGCCAGTATGGCCGCCGCGCTGATCAGGAAATCCAAAATCAAACAACTCACTTATCGTAA
- the yfiB gene encoding putative xenobiotic ABC transporter subunit (ATP-binding protein) (Evidence 3: Putative function from multiple computational evidences; PubMedId: 16707683; Product type t: transporter): MQKALSFLKPYSLLAGIALILMLTELAVELMQPLLIAKIIDDGILKQDLRHVWIWGTVMIGLTVLSFAAGMLNSFYAAHVSQSFSYDTRKGLFQKIQSFSYSTFGQFSSSSYITRLTNDVTQVQNMIFMSLRFMLRAPLMIAGGIVLSLAVNVKLGFFLLVTIPILILFLLWVLRKGGALFRSVQKRLDQVNTIMQENLIAIKLIKALLRGSHEVKRFIKANTRLMEKTVSAFQLVEFTMPVLMLLMNLCILLILWAGSYSITSGSTQVGDVVAIINYATRITGALSMFPFLIMIFTRAKASGDRIGEVLETEGDEREEGTISDRLSGRIEFQHVSFRYPEMDREALRNVSFSAKPRETIAILGATGSGKSTLFQLIPRLYQPDSGRIYIDEKPVQDIPAEGLRRQIGYVPQEVLLFSGTIKENIAWGKENASLDEIMDAAKLAQIHETILKLPNGYDTVLGQRGVNLSGGQKQRISIARALIRKPAILLLDDSTSALDLQTEAKLLEAISTYHCTTLIITQKITTAMKADQILLLEDGELIEKGTHSELLSESQLYKRIYESQFGREGSESC; this comes from the coding sequence ATGCAAAAGGCTTTGTCGTTTTTAAAACCATATTCATTGCTGGCGGGAATTGCTCTGATTCTTATGCTGACGGAGCTTGCAGTTGAACTGATGCAGCCTTTATTGATTGCAAAAATCATCGACGATGGGATATTGAAGCAAGATCTGCGGCATGTATGGATATGGGGCACGGTCATGATCGGGCTGACCGTGTTATCCTTTGCGGCGGGGATGCTGAATTCCTTTTATGCCGCCCATGTCAGCCAAAGCTTTTCCTATGATACGAGAAAAGGGCTTTTTCAAAAAATCCAGTCCTTCTCCTATTCCACATTTGGACAGTTTTCGTCCTCTTCTTATATTACAAGGCTGACAAACGACGTCACACAGGTTCAAAATATGATTTTTATGAGTTTGCGGTTTATGCTGCGGGCTCCCTTAATGATTGCAGGCGGCATTGTGCTGTCGCTTGCCGTTAATGTGAAACTCGGGTTTTTTCTGCTTGTGACCATTCCGATCCTGATCTTGTTTTTGCTATGGGTATTAAGGAAAGGCGGGGCACTGTTCCGCTCAGTGCAGAAAAGGCTGGATCAAGTGAACACCATCATGCAGGAAAATTTAATTGCAATCAAGCTGATCAAAGCGCTGCTTCGCGGCAGCCACGAAGTCAAACGATTTATCAAAGCCAACACAAGGCTGATGGAAAAAACGGTTTCGGCCTTTCAGCTTGTGGAATTCACGATGCCTGTACTGATGCTGCTGATGAATCTCTGCATCCTTTTGATTTTGTGGGCGGGGTCCTACAGTATTACGAGCGGAAGCACTCAGGTTGGCGATGTTGTTGCGATAATTAACTACGCAACACGAATTACAGGCGCGCTTTCGATGTTTCCGTTTTTGATTATGATTTTCACCCGGGCGAAGGCTTCAGGGGATAGAATCGGTGAGGTGCTTGAAACAGAAGGCGACGAGCGGGAGGAAGGCACCATATCTGATCGTTTGTCAGGACGGATTGAGTTTCAGCATGTATCCTTTCGCTATCCTGAAATGGACAGAGAAGCGCTCAGGAATGTCTCATTTTCCGCAAAGCCAAGAGAAACGATCGCGATTCTCGGTGCGACGGGCTCGGGCAAGTCCACGCTTTTTCAGCTCATTCCGCGGCTTTATCAGCCGGATTCAGGCCGCATTTACATAGATGAAAAGCCGGTTCAAGATATTCCGGCTGAAGGGCTGCGCAGGCAAATTGGATATGTACCGCAGGAAGTCCTCTTGTTTTCCGGCACAATCAAAGAAAACATCGCTTGGGGCAAAGAAAATGCTTCACTAGATGAAATAATGGATGCGGCAAAACTTGCGCAAATTCATGAAACGATTTTAAAGCTCCCAAATGGATATGACACTGTTTTGGGGCAAAGAGGCGTCAACCTGTCCGGCGGCCAAAAGCAGCGGATTTCCATTGCGCGGGCGCTGATTCGAAAACCGGCTATCCTTCTATTAGATGACAGCACAAGCGCGCTTGATCTGCAAACGGAGGCGAAGCTGCTTGAAGCAATCAGCACATACCATTGCACAACTTTGATCATTACACAAAAAATAACCACGGCGATGAAAGCTGATCAGATTTTGCTGCTTGAGGACGGCGAACTGATTGAAAAAGGCACTCACAGTGAGCTGCTTTCTGAATCTCAGTTATACAAGCGCATTTACGAGTCACAATTCGGAAGGGAGGGGAGCGAGTCATGCTAA
- the yfiI gene encoding putative oxidoreductase (Evidence 3: Putative function from multiple computational evidences; PubMedId: 26438878; Product type e: enzyme), with product MMLNGERIISKPLRWAMVGGGRLSQVGYKHRIGALRDNTAFQLTAGAFDIDAERGKDFGVNLGVDAERCYPNYQTMFAEEAKRQDGIEVVSIATPNGTHYEICKAALEAGVHVICEKPLFFTSAEGQEIKALAEKKGKIVGVTYGFSGNQMLLQMRAMIEQGMIGDIRVVDLQYTHGFCATDEGEKISAAQKWRVDPAIAGPSFVLGDLSTHTYYMSQLIMPKMKIKELLCDRQSFVGSRAPLEDNAHVLMHYENGAVGTMWTSSINAGCMDGHRIRIVGSKASIEWWDSKPNELTYEVQGEPGQTLVRGMPYLDDVCNADERLGALHSEGLSEAWANIYLKFAIAIDAKNREDEEILNNLVYPDIDAGIEGIRWIENCVRSANQGSVWVEFK from the coding sequence ATGATGCTAAATGGAGAAAGAATCATCTCTAAGCCGCTTCGCTGGGCAATGGTAGGCGGCGGGCGGCTCAGCCAGGTTGGATATAAACATCGTATTGGAGCGCTGAGAGACAATACTGCTTTTCAATTAACTGCTGGCGCTTTTGATATCGATGCCGAAAGAGGAAAAGATTTCGGGGTGAACCTTGGAGTGGATGCGGAACGCTGTTATCCCAACTATCAAACCATGTTTGCCGAGGAAGCGAAAAGACAGGATGGCATAGAGGTAGTATCGATTGCCACTCCGAACGGCACTCATTATGAGATTTGTAAGGCGGCGCTTGAAGCAGGAGTGCATGTCATCTGTGAAAAACCGCTGTTCTTCACTTCAGCAGAGGGGCAGGAAATCAAAGCGCTCGCAGAGAAAAAAGGGAAAATTGTCGGCGTGACGTACGGTTTTTCAGGCAATCAAATGCTTCTTCAAATGCGTGCGATGATTGAACAAGGAATGATCGGCGATATTCGCGTGGTTGACTTGCAGTACACACACGGTTTTTGTGCAACAGATGAAGGTGAAAAGATAAGCGCTGCACAGAAATGGCGTGTCGACCCTGCGATCGCCGGGCCAAGCTTTGTGCTGGGCGATTTATCTACCCACACGTATTATATGTCACAGCTTATTATGCCAAAGATGAAAATTAAGGAGCTGCTGTGTGACCGACAGAGCTTCGTCGGCAGCCGCGCACCGCTAGAGGATAATGCCCATGTGCTGATGCATTATGAAAATGGAGCGGTCGGAACGATGTGGACATCGTCAATCAATGCCGGATGTATGGATGGCCATAGAATCCGGATTGTCGGCTCAAAGGCAAGCATTGAGTGGTGGGACAGCAAGCCAAATGAACTGACGTATGAAGTGCAGGGAGAGCCGGGCCAGACACTCGTTCGCGGCATGCCGTATTTAGATGATGTTTGCAACGCCGATGAACGACTGGGCGCCTTACACAGCGAAGGGCTGTCCGAAGCATGGGCCAATATTTATCTTAAATTTGCCATTGCGATAGACGCCAAAAACCGTGAAGATGAAGAAATCTTGAACAACTTGGTTTATCCTGACATTGATGCAGGGATCGAGGGCATTCGCTGGATTGAGAACTGCGTGCGCTCGGCAAACCAAGGGTCAGTTTGGGTTGAATTTAAATAA
- the yfiF gene encoding putative transcriptional regulator (AraC/XylS family; cupin family) (Evidence 3: Putative function from multiple computational evidences; PubMedId: 10704478; Product type r: regulator) gives MELNHLVTGKIALNQYVHRLEQKDVSFYVHYWGAMTNHYNTLLHKHSFYEICYVVRGEGYYLEGDRTYPLREQTIFLSKPEHLHQIKSETGLFLFYVAFELSEDQSSAEWIKVMEEVKQSPFITMQLKDGEPPGLLWKTLMLQAAQPVNAFDKEILSHLSHALILSLIQTFLPYAQRPKQKQPIHTSSALLTEVKLHIKDNLSQPLKLTDVASHFHISGRHLSRLFAAELGVSYSEFVQNEKINKAAELLKSTNLSIKEIAEEIGFSVHYFTRVFSAKIGSSPGLFRSLYKDSKMTAFQINKPFQKIEQAKPHE, from the coding sequence ATGGAACTCAACCACCTTGTGACGGGCAAAATAGCATTAAATCAATATGTGCATCGCTTAGAGCAAAAGGATGTTTCATTTTACGTCCACTACTGGGGAGCGATGACGAACCACTATAACACACTGCTTCATAAGCATTCCTTTTATGAAATTTGTTACGTGGTAAGAGGTGAAGGATATTACCTTGAAGGCGATCGTACATATCCGCTTCGTGAACAGACGATTTTTTTGTCAAAGCCGGAGCATTTGCACCAAATCAAAAGTGAAACAGGGCTGTTCCTTTTTTACGTCGCTTTCGAGCTGAGCGAGGATCAGTCAAGCGCCGAATGGATCAAAGTGATGGAAGAAGTGAAACAAAGCCCCTTTATCACAATGCAATTGAAAGATGGCGAACCGCCGGGCCTGCTTTGGAAAACGTTAATGCTGCAAGCAGCGCAACCTGTCAATGCTTTTGACAAAGAGATCCTATCTCATTTGTCGCATGCATTGATCCTGTCATTAATCCAAACCTTTCTCCCGTACGCCCAACGCCCGAAACAAAAGCAGCCCATTCACACATCTTCTGCTTTGCTGACAGAGGTGAAACTGCACATAAAAGACAATCTGTCACAGCCGTTAAAGCTGACGGATGTCGCTAGCCACTTTCATATCTCAGGGAGGCATTTATCACGTTTATTTGCAGCAGAACTGGGCGTCAGCTACTCAGAATTTGTCCAAAATGAAAAAATAAACAAAGCTGCCGAACTGCTGAAATCAACGAATTTGTCGATTAAAGAAATAGCGGAAGAAATCGGTTTCTCAGTACATTATTTCACTCGCGTCTTTTCCGCTAAAATCGGCAGCTCTCCAGGGCTTTTCCGCTCCCTTTATAAAGACTCAAAAATGACCGCATTTCAAATCAATAAACCTTTTCAAAAAATCGAACAGGCCAAGCCGCACGAATAA
- the catD gene encoding catechol-2,3-dioxygenase membrane subunit (Evidence 1a: Function from experimental evidences in the studied strain; PubMedId: 15849754, 16872404, 16850406, 17407181, 20639328; Product type e: enzyme) has protein sequence MNKSFEIGTLLLRVITGIIFFVHGLSKFQGMEGTIQFFGSIGLPSFMAYVIAAIELIGGVLVFFGLATRIVGVLFALTLIGAIITVKLKAPFMGNAEFDYLLLLTSIHLALTGSRFLALDPFVFKGKKNGNVSA, from the coding sequence ATGAATAAATCATTTGAAATTGGCACATTACTTTTAAGAGTTATTACAGGTATTATCTTTTTTGTTCACGGTTTATCAAAGTTTCAGGGAATGGAGGGCACCATCCAATTTTTCGGCAGCATAGGCCTTCCAAGCTTTATGGCGTATGTCATCGCAGCGATTGAACTGATTGGCGGAGTGCTTGTCTTCTTCGGATTGGCTACACGTATTGTCGGTGTACTGTTCGCTCTTACACTGATCGGCGCCATCATCACTGTTAAGCTGAAAGCGCCATTCATGGGCAATGCAGAATTTGATTACCTTCTGCTTTTGACATCCATTCACCTGGCGCTTACTGGAAGTCGATTCCTGGCGCTGGACCCATTTGTGTTTAAAGGAAAAAAGAACGGAAACGTTTCAGCATAA
- the yfiH gene encoding putative sugar-phosphate epimerase/isomerase (Evidence 3: Putative function from multiple computational evidences; Product type e: enzyme): MKLSYVTDSLGHLPFEDMLNFAAKLGIDTLEMTTGGWSPAPHLNLDELLQSSEKRKEFSQALEKRNMTLCALNCSGNPLDPGELGKSHRDITDKTMELAGLLGVKKVIMMSGLPAGGPDDKVPNWITYTVSWPPVLKDILNYQWEDVAIPYWKKLVKKAEACGVGKIALENFSSQLVYNPETLFRLRNAVGPMVGLNLDPSHLLWMGADPIIAARELGSAIHHVHGKDVRIERYLSAVNGLLETKEVTDPANRAWNYVAVGCGQDLQWWKEFFSVVKMMGYEGEVSLEMEDLTMSPEAGIRTSVEALKQTISQ, from the coding sequence ATGAAACTATCTTATGTAACAGACAGCCTAGGGCATTTGCCTTTTGAAGACATGCTCAATTTTGCCGCAAAGCTTGGGATCGATACACTTGAAATGACAACCGGGGGCTGGTCGCCGGCACCTCACTTGAATCTTGATGAATTGCTGCAAAGCAGCGAAAAAAGAAAAGAATTTTCACAAGCGCTGGAAAAGCGGAACATGACACTTTGCGCATTAAACTGCTCGGGGAACCCTTTAGATCCGGGTGAATTGGGCAAATCGCACAGAGACATAACTGACAAAACGATGGAGCTGGCTGGATTATTAGGCGTCAAAAAAGTGATCATGATGAGCGGTTTGCCAGCCGGCGGCCCGGACGACAAAGTGCCGAACTGGATCACATACACAGTAAGCTGGCCTCCCGTTTTAAAAGATATCCTCAACTATCAATGGGAAGACGTTGCGATCCCATATTGGAAGAAGCTTGTCAAAAAAGCGGAGGCCTGCGGCGTGGGGAAAATAGCGCTTGAGAACTTCAGCTCTCAATTAGTCTATAATCCTGAGACTCTCTTTCGGCTCAGAAATGCAGTCGGCCCGATGGTCGGTTTGAATCTTGACCCGAGCCATTTGTTATGGATGGGCGCAGACCCGATCATCGCAGCAAGGGAGCTCGGCTCAGCCATTCACCATGTCCATGGGAAAGATGTCAGAATTGAAAGATATTTATCGGCGGTCAACGGACTTTTAGAAACAAAAGAAGTGACAGATCCTGCAAACCGGGCGTGGAATTACGTAGCTGTCGGCTGTGGACAGGATTTACAGTGGTGGAAGGAATTTTTTTCAGTTGTAAAAATGATGGGATATGAAGGTGAGGTTTCTTTAGAAATGGAGGATCTGACGATGTCACCTGAAGCGGGCATCCGTACTTCTGTAGAAGCTTTAAAACAAACCATCAGCCAATAG
- the yfiC gene encoding putative ABC transporter (ATP-binding protein) (Evidence 3: Putative function from multiple computational evidences; Product type t: transporter) has product MLKDIRKPFQYPKLPIDKKEGAKKRAKAKDTKGTLRRIWSYLAERKGLLILVMLMVVISAIFGLLGPFVIGKAIDHFIVGKTVSGLIPVLLLLLAIYIIQSLSLWFQNYWMITISQGTVFRMRSELFTHLHELPIPFFDKQRHGELMSRVTNDIENVSSTLNTSVIQILSSVITFVGTIAVMLYMSPLLTLITLTIIPVMAASLKWITNRTGKLFKEQQKNLGDLNGYIEESVSGAKVIKAYSREKQITAEFLEKNAALKTSGFWAQTISGFIPKVMNSLNNLSFTMIAAIGGLFALKGWISIGSIVVFAEYSRQFTRPLNDLANQFNTMLSAIAGAERVFDVLDEKEEREDEKNAVHQPIQTGSIEFRDVSFGYDKGQQTLKHLQFTVPAGQSIAFVGPTGAGKTTVTNLLARFYEPNDGKILIDGTDIKTLTRASLRKNMGFVLQDSFLFQGTIRENIRYGRLDASDQEVEAAAKTANAHSFIERLPKGYDTVLTQNGSGISQGQKQLISIARAVLADPVLLILDEATSNIDTVTEVNIQEALARLMEGRTSVIIAHRLNTIQRADQIVVLKNGEMIEKGSHDELIRQKGFYSDLYESQFEK; this is encoded by the coding sequence ATGCTAAAAGACATCCGCAAGCCTTTCCAATATCCCAAACTGCCAATTGACAAAAAAGAAGGCGCGAAAAAGCGGGCGAAAGCAAAGGATACAAAGGGCACACTGAGACGAATCTGGTCTTACTTGGCTGAAAGAAAAGGACTGCTCATACTTGTCATGCTAATGGTTGTCATCAGCGCCATATTCGGACTCCTTGGTCCCTTTGTGATCGGAAAGGCCATCGACCATTTTATCGTCGGGAAAACGGTCAGCGGCTTGATTCCTGTTTTGCTTCTTCTGCTCGCTATCTATATCATTCAGTCCCTGTCGCTTTGGTTTCAAAACTATTGGATGATTACGATCTCGCAGGGCACGGTTTTCAGAATGAGAAGCGAATTGTTCACCCATCTGCATGAGCTGCCGATTCCATTTTTTGATAAACAGCGGCACGGCGAGCTGATGAGCCGGGTGACGAATGACATCGAAAATGTCAGTTCTACCTTAAACACGTCAGTCATTCAAATTTTGTCAAGTGTGATCACCTTTGTCGGGACGATTGCGGTGATGCTGTACATGAGCCCGCTCCTTACTTTGATTACGCTGACCATTATTCCGGTGATGGCAGCGAGCCTGAAATGGATCACCAACCGAACGGGAAAGCTGTTTAAAGAACAGCAGAAAAACCTTGGTGATCTGAATGGGTATATTGAGGAATCTGTTTCAGGCGCAAAGGTCATCAAAGCATATTCACGTGAGAAGCAGATTACTGCTGAATTCCTCGAAAAAAACGCTGCACTCAAGACGTCGGGCTTTTGGGCGCAGACGATTTCCGGGTTTATTCCGAAGGTCATGAACTCTTTGAATAACTTAAGCTTTACAATGATTGCGGCAATCGGCGGTTTGTTTGCGCTGAAAGGCTGGATCTCGATCGGCTCCATCGTTGTCTTTGCCGAGTATTCAAGACAATTTACACGCCCTTTAAACGATCTGGCCAACCAGTTTAATACGATGCTGTCCGCAATCGCCGGCGCTGAACGGGTGTTTGACGTGCTTGATGAAAAAGAAGAGCGCGAGGATGAAAAGAACGCCGTGCATCAGCCCATCCAAACAGGCAGCATTGAATTCCGGGATGTGTCCTTCGGTTACGATAAAGGGCAGCAGACACTGAAGCATTTACAGTTTACCGTGCCTGCGGGGCAGTCCATCGCGTTTGTAGGACCGACGGGGGCGGGGAAGACAACCGTCACTAACCTTCTCGCCCGTTTTTACGAGCCTAACGATGGAAAAATTTTAATCGATGGTACAGATATTAAAACCCTTACTAGAGCAAGCCTAAGAAAAAACATGGGGTTTGTTCTTCAGGATTCTTTCTTATTTCAGGGAACGATCAGAGAAAACATTCGCTACGGCAGGCTTGATGCTTCTGATCAGGAAGTCGAAGCCGCTGCAAAAACAGCGAATGCCCATAGTTTTATTGAAAGGCTGCCAAAAGGGTATGACACCGTACTGACGCAAAACGGTTCGGGCATCAGTCAAGGGCAGAAGCAGTTGATTTCTATAGCGAGGGCGGTGCTTGCCGATCCGGTTCTTCTCATTTTGGATGAAGCGACAAGCAACATTGATACCGTTACAGAAGTCAACATTCAAGAAGCGCTCGCCCGTTTAATGGAAGGAAGAACAAGCGTCATCATTGCCCACAGGCTGAACACCATTCAAAGAGCGGACCAGATTGTGGTGCTAAAAAACGGTGAAATGATTGAAAAAGGCAGCCATGACGAGCTGATTCGGCAAAAAGGATTTTACAGTGACTTATATGAAAGCCAATTTGAGAAATAG